The following are encoded together in the Ezakiella massiliensis genome:
- the recF gene encoding DNA replication/repair protein RecF (All proteins in this family for which functions are known are DNA-binding proteins that assist the filamentation of RecA onto DNA for the initiation of recombination or recombinational repair.) — protein MELKSILFYNFRNFSYESLDIRPGMNLIYGENGAGKTTFLEGLYLALTGTVFKDTYYDLVKRDQTQAGVRAKFKEGVRDMEKIVYIKKDNGVLREINDKRVGRIRNFKTHNAVVFEPYDTFIIDGSPGLRRRFLDDMIQDVSLSYEKNLRDFNNLYRLRNEYLQTANPKFHLDLMDDDYIKLCQAINHDRIKYMELLEKRTARHLYDIDPNWKVKFSIDYSWDRENPGAFRDQALAEDLRRRYSTWGVHKDDIVIEFNGQLAKSSASRGQKRAIVVSMKLANLDILKRLSNRESIILLDDLLYEFDSIRNANLENKIKGMTAFVTSTSLMDADAIIEIKDNKMKYL, from the coding sequence ATGGAATTAAAGAGCATTTTATTTTACAATTTTAGAAATTTTTCCTATGAGTCTTTGGACATAAGGCCCGGCATGAACCTGATTTACGGGGAAAACGGGGCCGGCAAGACGACTTTTTTGGAAGGCCTTTATCTGGCCTTAACTGGAACTGTCTTTAAGGACACCTATTATGATTTGGTAAAAAGAGACCAGACCCAAGCAGGAGTCAGGGCCAAGTTCAAAGAGGGTGTTCGCGATATGGAAAAAATCGTCTATATAAAAAAGGATAATGGGGTCCTTCGCGAGATTAACGACAAGCGGGTGGGGAGGATTAGAAATTTCAAGACCCACAATGCGGTTGTCTTTGAACCCTACGATACTTTTATTATAGATGGGAGCCCGGGACTTAGGCGGCGGTTTTTGGACGATATGATCCAGGATGTCAGCTTGTCTTATGAGAAAAACCTTAGGGACTTCAACAATCTTTATAGGCTACGGAATGAATATTTGCAGACGGCAAATCCCAAATTTCACTTGGATTTAATGGATGATGATTACATCAAGCTTTGCCAGGCTATAAACCATGACCGAATCAAGTATATGGAGCTTCTGGAAAAGAGGACGGCCAGGCATCTTTACGATATAGATCCCAATTGGAAGGTCAAATTTTCTATAGACTATTCCTGGGACAGGGAAAATCCAGGTGCCTTCAGAGACCAAGCCTTGGCTGAAGATTTAAGACGTCGATATTCCACCTGGGGGGTTCACAAGGACGATATAGTCATTGAATTTAATGGCCAGCTGGCAAAATCATCTGCCTCCCGTGGACAAAAGAGGGCTATTGTGGTCTCTATGAAGCTGGCCAATCTGGATATATTGAAGCGATTATCCAATCGCGAGTCCATAATTTTGCTGGACGATTTATTATATGAGTTTGATTCCATTAGAAATGCGAATTTAGAAAATAAAATTAAGGGTATGACGGCATTTGTGACCTCGACTTCACTGATGGATGCGGATGCGATTATAGAAATAAAAGATAACAAGATGAAATATTTATAA
- a CDS encoding SigB/SigF/SigG family RNA polymerase sigma factor: MTKSTVDKKPSKEELNKLFEEFHKTGDPAIRDQLIEKNMYLCDILARKYVNRGIDFDDIYQVACIGLILAVDRFEPSKGYAFTSYATPTIMGEIKRHFRDKGWTIKVPRRIQEQSKKISNAKIHLSQVMGEAPTAKDIADFLDLSEEEVIEVMEASKVYTPGSLDISIESNDDGSELFLSDVIGDDDPTYDRIENLDFIKRELENLNEIERTIIIERFINRKTQIAIAEELGISQMTVSRIEKRVIKELQKSAIKNGTVEKKAKAKK; the protein is encoded by the coding sequence ATGACAAAGTCTACGGTCGACAAGAAACCCAGCAAAGAAGAATTAAATAAACTGTTTGAAGAATTTCATAAGACCGGAGATCCTGCCATTCGCGACCAACTGATTGAAAAAAACATGTACCTGTGCGATATCCTAGCCCGAAAGTATGTAAACCGGGGCATTGACTTTGACGATATCTACCAGGTAGCCTGCATTGGCCTAATCCTTGCGGTGGATCGCTTTGAGCCATCCAAGGGCTACGCCTTTACCTCTTATGCAACCCCGACTATTATGGGTGAGATCAAGAGGCACTTTAGGGACAAGGGCTGGACTATAAAAGTTCCCCGCCGGATCCAAGAGCAGTCCAAAAAGATTTCCAATGCCAAAATCCACCTCAGCCAAGTTATGGGCGAGGCGCCAACGGCCAAGGATATAGCGGACTTTTTGGATTTGTCTGAAGAAGAGGTAATCGAGGTCATGGAGGCATCCAAGGTCTACACACCAGGCAGTTTGGATATTTCCATAGAATCAAATGACGATGGCAGCGAACTCTTTTTGTCCGATGTCATTGGGGACGACGACCCAACCTATGACAGGATAGAAAACTTAGATTTTATCAAGCGGGAGCTGGAAAATTTAAACGAAATCGAAAGAACCATTATTATCGAAAGATTTATCAACCGCAAAACGCAAATTGCCATTGCCGAAGAGCTTGGCATTTCGCAGATGACGGTTTCCCGGATAGAAAAACGCGTTATCAAAGAACTACAAAAATCAGCCATTAAAAACGGGACTGTAGAAAAAAAGGCCAAGGCCAAGAAATAA
- a CDS encoding DUF5317 domain-containing protein, producing MIAETLIILFVIAIYKRYSFENLSSLPERAWGFLAAFIGIKVIVFLCIKIGVDFGALRFFSLMSQTLLFAFLYFNRDYRGILLVFIGSLLNFIVMLLNGMRMPISGEYYKLIASPEVYQLTESGASFHHFIMNETTNFKFLADIIPFMRPYPFPKVVSIGDILLAAGILVLGLSVLKGDYVDEETV from the coding sequence ATGATTGCAGAGACCCTTATAATTCTGTTTGTAATCGCAATATACAAACGCTATTCATTTGAAAATTTGTCCAGCCTGCCCGAGCGGGCCTGGGGATTTTTGGCGGCCTTTATTGGGATAAAGGTTATAGTGTTTTTGTGTATTAAAATCGGCGTGGACTTTGGCGCCCTGAGGTTTTTCTCCCTCATGAGCCAGACACTACTCTTCGCCTTTTTGTATTTCAACAGAGATTATAGGGGTATTTTATTGGTCTTTATTGGGAGCCTTCTAAACTTTATTGTCATGTTATTAAACGGCATGCGGATGCCCATAAGCGGAGAATATTATAAGCTCATTGCAAGCCCCGAGGTCTACCAGCTGACAGAAAGTGGAGCCAGCTTCCACCATTTTATAATGAATGAGACCACTAATTTTAAATTTTTGGCAGATATCATCCCATTTATGCGGCCCTATCCCTTCCCCAAGGTCGTGTCCATTGGAGATATACTTTTGGCGGCGGGAATTTTGGTCCTGGGCCTCAGCGTTTTAAAAGGAGATTATGTAGATGAAGAGACAGTTTAG
- a CDS encoding sulfide/dihydroorotate dehydrogenase-like FAD/NAD-binding protein: MKINSREKLAENIYEIKFTDPALVKNAKPGQFLIVQTNEKSERIPLTIADADKETGEVTIVVMEVGDSTHDLVKADELYHVCGPLGNPSDLALMDEEDLKKEHVVFLAAGVGAAPVYPQAKFLHDHGVKADVILAARNESLLIYEDKLAAVANLHIATDDGSKGFNGLITDALVDLVDKGADFTRIVAIGPMIMMKFATLTAKKLSIPIIVSLNPIMVDGTGMCGSCRCMVEGKAKFACVDGPEFRGEEVDWDDALRRLKRW, encoded by the coding sequence ATGAAAATTAATTCAAGAGAAAAATTAGCAGAAAATATTTACGAAATTAAATTCACCGACCCGGCCCTGGTTAAAAACGCCAAGCCCGGGCAATTTTTAATAGTCCAAACCAACGAAAAGTCCGAGCGGATCCCCTTGACCATTGCCGACGCCGACAAAGAGACTGGCGAAGTCACTATAGTTGTCATGGAGGTGGGCGATTCCACCCATGATCTTGTAAAGGCTGATGAGCTTTATCACGTCTGCGGACCCCTTGGAAATCCATCAGACCTGGCTCTTATGGACGAAGAAGATTTAAAAAAAGAACACGTAGTATTTTTGGCAGCTGGCGTTGGAGCGGCCCCCGTTTATCCGCAGGCAAAATTTTTGCACGACCACGGGGTCAAGGCCGATGTAATCCTGGCCGCCAGAAACGAATCCTTACTTATATACGAAGACAAATTGGCAGCAGTCGCCAATTTGCACATAGCAACTGATGACGGGTCCAAGGGCTTTAACGGCCTTATCACAGATGCCTTGGTGGACTTGGTTGACAAGGGGGCGGACTTCACCCGCATTGTCGCCATTGGCCCTATGATTATGATGAAGTTTGCGACCCTGACTGCAAAAAAATTATCCATACCTATAATTGTCTCCCTAAATCCAATTATGGTTGACGGGACAGGTATGTGCGGATCTTGCAGGTGCATGGTCGAGGGCAAGGCCAAATTTGCCTGCGTAGACGGCCCGGAATTTAGGGGCGAGGAAGTGGACTGGGACGACGCCCTAAGGAGGCTAAAGAGATGGTAG
- a CDS encoding STAS domain-containing protein encodes MNIFKKDGTIYIDGELDIFNAQDVRVRVLDEYEKSKSDIVLDFSHVSFMDSTGLGVLISIQKVLNDDGYKLRIVNVDPKIKKIFVITELEEVFDIK; translated from the coding sequence ATGAATATATTTAAAAAAGACGGGACAATTTATATTGATGGCGAATTAGATATCTTTAACGCCCAAGATGTCCGCGTGAGAGTTTTAGATGAATACGAAAAATCCAAGTCCGATATAGTCCTGGACTTTTCACACGTAAGCTTTATGGACTCCACAGGTCTAGGCGTCCTTATCTCCATCCAAAAAGTCTTAAACGACGACGGCTACAAGCTAAGGATTGTCAATGTGGACCCAAAGATCAAAAAAATCTTTGTTATAACAGAACTTGAAGAGGTGTTTGATATAAAATGA
- a CDS encoding triphosphoribosyl-dephospho-CoA synthase produces MYQKKISSLALRAMVQELDMIDKPGLVTPLSNGSHRDMDYFLMRRGIRSLETYFEQAFSLGFFKEPFFKVRNLGQRAERQMFRATGGVNTHMGAIFQLGILVYLTGRIKSRGLFIDKNNYQVEISKELEDLKLNFLLKEKKVGARAEVASAYQITFDSLAYKKSDRLYFIISKLMDTNILRRGGEDLLAQVQDLAKKSLKSQEARRDLRKLIEKNSLSPGGAADILINSFFIQTFLAYEKSYSENLKKQILATKEEVGSIGYENKIILSLVFPGWIKTHEKFLDFYEKYKKIYDKNFKLIKEIKDQTGYRAIYDLGDADPVAVKLAAVELEAGSLIDIDVYGKNLVDRKALDLPQRLCLVCNRPAKACMVTRRHDISEIIARSLEIINEN; encoded by the coding sequence ATGTACCAGAAAAAAATTTCTTCCCTGGCCCTCAGGGCCATGGTCCAAGAGCTGGATATGATTGATAAACCAGGCCTGGTCACACCCCTATCAAACGGATCCCATAGAGATATGGATTATTTTTTGATGCGGCGGGGGATTCGGAGCCTGGAAACTTATTTTGAACAAGCCTTTTCTCTGGGCTTCTTTAAAGAGCCTTTTTTTAAGGTTAGAAACTTAGGTCAAAGGGCGGAACGCCAAATGTTTAGAGCAACCGGCGGAGTGAACACCCACATGGGGGCCATCTTTCAGCTAGGGATCCTCGTCTACTTGACCGGGCGGATAAAATCTCGGGGCTTATTTATTGATAAAAATAATTATCAGGTGGAAATCTCCAAAGAGCTGGAGGATTTAAAATTAAATTTTCTTTTGAAAGAAAAGAAAGTCGGGGCCCGGGCCGAGGTGGCCTCCGCCTATCAGATAACTTTTGACAGCCTGGCCTATAAAAAATCCGACCGCCTGTATTTTATTATTTCAAAACTCATGGATACCAATATTCTACGGAGGGGCGGAGAAGACTTGCTAGCCCAAGTTCAGGACCTGGCCAAAAAATCTTTGAAATCCCAAGAGGCCAGACGCGACCTTCGAAAATTAATTGAAAAAAATAGCCTGTCTCCGGGCGGAGCGGCTGATATACTTATAAATTCCTTTTTTATTCAGACTTTTTTGGCCTATGAAAAATCTTATTCAGAAAACCTTAAAAAGCAAATCCTAGCCACTAAGGAAGAGGTCGGTTCTATAGGTTACGAGAACAAAATTATTTTGTCCCTGGTTTTTCCCGGCTGGATAAAGACTCATGAAAAATTTTTAGACTTTTACGAAAAATACAAAAAAATTTACGACAAAAATTTTAAACTTATTAAAGAAATCAAGGACCAGACTGGATACAGGGCCATCTATGACTTAGGGGATGCAGATCCAGTAGCCGTAAAATTGGCGGCTGTTGAATTGGAGGCTGGTTCCCTAATTGACATAGACGTCTACGGAAAAAACCTGGTGGATAGAAAGGCTCTGGATCTGCCCCAGCGACTTTGCTTGGTCTGCAACCGACCAGCCAAGGCCTGCATGGTTACCAGACGCCACGATATATCAGAAATTATTGCAAGATCATTGGAGATAATAAATGAAAATTAA
- the gyrB gene encoding DNA topoisomerase (ATP-hydrolyzing) subunit B: MENKKREYGASNIQVLEGLEPVRLRPGMYIGSTSERGLHHLIYEVVDNSIDEALAGVCDTISVTINEDGSATIEDNGSGIPVDTHPKTGKSTVETVLTILHAGGKFNNDAYKVSGGLHGVGVSVVNALSEWLVATVKRNGNIYQQNFARGKAISELEIVGKAEGTGTTISFMPDAEIFDTVIFDFDTLEDRLREMAFLNKSVRIELADKRPGQEKDKVFKYDGGIQEMVEYLNRSKTPIFKEIIYFDEERDGQEVEFAIQYTDAYSENVVTFANNIHTPEGGSHLSGFRTALTRTINDYGRKFNILKEKDSNLSGDDVREGITAVISVKLAQPQFEGQTKAKLGNSETSSIVNSVMGDCLTAYFEENPKIAKAIIDKAIKSQRAREAARKAREISRSRSILDSATLPGKLSDCQSNDNGITEVFIVEGDSAGGSARQGRDKHFQAILPLRGKIMNVEKARLDRILGYEEIKAMITAFGTGIGEDFDLEKLRYGKIIIMTDADVDGAHIRTLLLTFFFRYMTPLIEEGHVYIAQPPLYKVTKGKTLKYCYSDDELSEFLDEIGRDGINIQRYKGLGEMNYDQLWETTMDPEKRVLLRVNIEDMNKSDEIFTMLMGDKVAPRREFIEENAKYVSNLDI, translated from the coding sequence ATGGAAAATAAAAAGAGAGAGTATGGAGCTTCTAATATCCAGGTTTTGGAGGGCTTAGAACCAGTTCGTCTAAGGCCTGGTATGTATATTGGTTCCACATCTGAAAGAGGTCTCCACCACTTGATTTACGAAGTTGTGGACAACTCAATCGACGAGGCCTTAGCTGGCGTTTGCGATACCATTAGCGTGACAATTAACGAAGACGGATCTGCCACTATTGAGGACAATGGTAGCGGTATTCCAGTAGACACCCACCCAAAGACAGGCAAGTCAACAGTTGAAACAGTACTTACAATCTTGCACGCAGGTGGTAAATTTAACAACGATGCCTACAAGGTTTCGGGCGGTCTCCACGGGGTTGGGGTTTCAGTTGTAAACGCCCTTAGTGAATGGTTGGTGGCCACTGTCAAGAGAAATGGCAATATCTACCAGCAAAATTTTGCCCGCGGCAAGGCCATTAGCGAGCTAGAAATTGTGGGCAAGGCTGAAGGTACAGGCACAACTATTTCCTTTATGCCAGATGCAGAAATTTTTGATACTGTTATTTTTGATTTCGATACCCTAGAAGATAGGCTAAGGGAAATGGCCTTCCTAAACAAATCGGTTAGGATTGAGCTGGCTGACAAACGCCCTGGCCAAGAAAAGGACAAGGTCTTTAAATACGACGGCGGTATCCAAGAGATGGTCGAGTATTTAAATAGGTCCAAGACTCCTATTTTTAAGGAAATAATTTACTTCGATGAAGAAAGAGATGGCCAAGAAGTTGAATTTGCCATCCAATACACAGACGCCTACAGTGAAAATGTGGTGACCTTTGCTAACAACATCCACACACCAGAAGGTGGTAGCCACTTGTCAGGCTTTAGGACGGCTTTAACCAGGACCATTAACGACTACGGTCGTAAATTTAATATTTTAAAAGAAAAAGACTCCAACCTTTCAGGTGATGACGTTCGTGAAGGGATTACTGCAGTTATTTCAGTTAAGCTGGCCCAGCCACAATTCGAAGGGCAAACCAAGGCAAAACTTGGTAACTCAGAGACTTCTTCCATTGTAAACTCTGTTATGGGCGACTGCCTAACAGCTTATTTTGAAGAAAATCCAAAGATTGCCAAGGCAATTATCGACAAGGCAATTAAATCACAACGCGCCAGAGAGGCCGCCAGAAAGGCTAGAGAAATCTCCAGGTCCAGGTCCATCTTGGATTCAGCGACACTTCCTGGTAAGCTTTCAGACTGCCAATCCAACGACAATGGAATTACAGAAGTTTTCATCGTCGAAGGGGACTCAGCTGGTGGTTCAGCTAGACAAGGTCGTGACAAGCACTTCCAAGCAATCCTGCCTTTAAGGGGTAAGATTATGAACGTTGAGAAGGCAAGGCTGGATAGGATTTTGGGCTACGAAGAAATCAAGGCCATGATCACAGCTTTTGGCACAGGTATTGGCGAAGATTTTGATTTGGAAAAGCTCAGATACGGAAAGATCATTATCATGACGGATGCTGACGTCGACGGTGCCCACATCAGAACTTTGCTCCTCACATTCTTCTTTAGGTATATGACTCCTCTTATCGAAGAGGGCCATGTCTACATTGCCCAACCGCCTCTATACAAGGTAACCAAGGGCAAGACTTTAAAATATTGCTACTCTGACGATGAGCTCAGTGAATTTTTGGATGAAATTGGCCGCGACGGCATCAATATTCAAAGGTACAAGGGTCTTGGGGAAATGAACTACGACCAACTTTGGGAAACTACTATGGATCCTGAAAAGAGAGTTCTCCTCCGCGTTAATATCGAAGATATGAACAAGAGCGACGAGATCTTTACCATGCTTATGGGCGACAAGGTAGCACCGAGAAGAGAATTTATAGAAGAAAACGCTAAGTACGTTTCAAACTTGGATATATAG
- a CDS encoding NAD(P)-dependent oxidoreductase — protein MVDLEMQKNLKPAKRDRINPADRPADERIQDFNEVNLGFTDEEAVVEAERCANCKDPKCVKGCPVGIDIPKFIMEVKSGDIEAAYKTIQSSHAFPCVTGRVCPQEIQCESLCIYNKLAKPVNIGKLERYVGDKMRGKTQASKHEFIGSVGIVGSGPAAMALAADLIRADIKPVVYEAFDKLGGVLVYGIPEFRLPAEIVNEEIENLVASGMEVHKGVIVGKTMSFDDLLAIHDYVFIASGAGLPNLMGIPGEEANNVLTANEFLTRVNLLRANDENYRTPMPLGKSVAVIGGGNVAMDASRVARRYYDSVDLYYRRAYEDMSARVEEIDHAIEEGVNMHFGYSPKAIGENEIIFTKDGEEVRRPADLVIIAIGTKPNKLIDYEKENIKTKDGLIVVDENLQTSNPRIYAGGDAVTGAATVILAYQSGRIAGKNIIKKLKEK, from the coding sequence ATGGTAGATCTAGAAATGCAAAAAAATTTAAAACCGGCCAAACGCGACCGGATAAATCCAGCCGACCGACCAGCTGACGAGAGGATCCAGGACTTCAATGAGGTCAACCTGGGCTTTACCGATGAAGAGGCTGTCGTCGAAGCAGAACGCTGTGCAAATTGCAAGGACCCCAAGTGCGTTAAGGGCTGCCCAGTTGGCATAGACATTCCAAAATTTATTATGGAAGTTAAATCTGGCGACATCGAGGCGGCTTATAAAACCATTCAAAGCTCACACGCTTTCCCCTGTGTAACTGGGCGTGTTTGCCCACAGGAAATCCAGTGCGAAAGCCTGTGCATCTACAATAAATTAGCCAAGCCCGTAAACATCGGCAAGCTGGAACGCTATGTAGGCGACAAAATGCGGGGCAAAACTCAGGCATCTAAGCATGAATTTATAGGCTCTGTCGGTATTGTGGGATCGGGCCCAGCCGCCATGGCCTTGGCTGCAGATTTAATTCGCGCTGACATCAAGCCCGTAGTCTATGAGGCCTTTGATAAGTTGGGCGGCGTTTTGGTCTACGGGATTCCTGAATTCCGCCTGCCAGCAGAAATTGTAAATGAAGAAATCGAAAATTTAGTCGCATCTGGCATGGAAGTTCACAAGGGAGTAATTGTAGGGAAAACCATGAGCTTTGACGACCTCTTGGCCATCCACGACTATGTATTTATAGCGAGCGGCGCAGGACTTCCAAATCTCATGGGCATACCTGGCGAAGAGGCCAACAATGTTTTGACCGCCAACGAATTTTTAACACGCGTCAATTTATTAAGGGCCAACGACGAAAATTATAGAACGCCCATGCCGCTTGGAAAAAGTGTGGCTGTAATTGGTGGCGGCAATGTGGCTATGGACGCCAGCAGGGTGGCCAGACGCTATTACGATTCGGTCGACCTGTATTATAGGCGGGCTTACGAGGACATGTCAGCCCGGGTTGAGGAAATCGACCACGCCATTGAAGAGGGCGTTAACATGCACTTTGGCTATAGTCCAAAGGCCATTGGCGAAAATGAAATTATCTTTACCAAGGACGGCGAGGAAGTCAGACGACCTGCAGATTTGGTAATTATAGCCATTGGAACTAAGCCCAATAAACTAATCGACTATGAAAAGGAAAATATAAAAACTAAGGACGGGCTCATAGTCGTTGACGAAAACCTGCAGACCTCAAACCCACGGATCTACGCGGGCGGAGATGCGGTCACCGGCGCTGCTACCGTTATCTTGGCCTACCAATCTGGGAGGATTGCCGGGAAAAATATAATTAAAAAATTAAAGGAAAAATAA
- the gyrA gene encoding DNA gyrase subunit A — translation MRPDNIVDVKIEKEMKKSYLDYSMSVIVSRALPDVRDGLKPVHRRILYSMYDLGNTSSKPYRKCARTVGDVLGKYHPHSDTAVYDAMVRLAQDFNTRYTLVDGHGNFGSVDGDGAAAMRYTEARMSKLAEEMLRDIDKETVDFSPNFDESLQEPNVLPSRFPNLLVNGSSGIAVGMSTNMAPHNLVEVINGLFHLMDNPDCDYKDLMKYIKGPDFPTGANIVGTAGIKKAYKTGRGLITLRAKAEIETTSKGRNRIVVREIPYQVNKSNLIIKIADLVKTKEIDGITDIRDESDREGMRIVIELRRDANPKVILNQLYKRTQLQTTFGVINLALVNGEPKTLSLKELLYYYLEHQKEIVTRRTRFDLAKAEARAHIVEGLLIALDRIDEIIKTIRSSKDDAEARDRLMAGFGLTEIQANAILAMQLRRLTGLEKDKLQAEYEDLIKRIARFKEILSNERLLLEIIKEELTEIRDKYGDERRSEIVLDEGDIDIESLIADESVVITISDRGYIKRVNESAYKTQRRGGKGVRGMSTAREDEPNDIYTLTTHDKVFFFTDKGRVFSLRAFEIPEAGRTAKGTAIVNLLQISGDEKISAILPVKKNETKEYITFVTKGGIIKRTERDLFANIRSTGIVAIGLNEGDELISVYLTDDNEEIITTTKKGKAIRIKANDIRPSGRTARGVKLISLDKDDVVVSSDPVMQNAKLLSISEKGYGKATSIEEYKCQSRGGKGLITYKVTKKTGDVATSLVIYESKDLLLISSNGTIIRIDADGIRETGRATSGVKLMDLVDETIVSAIQTEE, via the coding sequence ATGAGACCAGATAATATAGTAGATGTAAAAATAGAAAAGGAAATGAAAAAATCTTACCTGGATTACTCCATGTCCGTTATCGTTTCAAGGGCACTGCCAGATGTTAGGGACGGGTTAAAGCCAGTTCACAGGAGGATTTTGTACTCCATGTACGACCTGGGCAATACCTCATCCAAACCTTACAGAAAATGTGCTCGTACGGTTGGGGACGTTTTAGGTAAGTACCACCCTCACTCAGACACGGCTGTTTATGACGCCATGGTAAGGCTGGCCCAAGACTTCAACACCAGGTACACATTGGTAGACGGCCACGGTAACTTCGGTTCTGTGGACGGGGACGGGGCTGCGGCCATGCGTTATACAGAGGCCAGGATGAGCAAGCTGGCTGAGGAAATGCTAAGGGATATCGACAAGGAAACTGTTGATTTTTCTCCAAACTTTGACGAGAGCTTGCAAGAGCCAAATGTTCTCCCTTCACGCTTTCCAAATCTCTTGGTAAACGGATCTTCGGGTATAGCTGTTGGTATGTCAACCAACATGGCTCCCCACAATTTGGTAGAGGTTATTAACGGCCTCTTCCATCTCATGGATAATCCCGATTGCGATTACAAGGACCTGATGAAATATATCAAGGGACCTGACTTCCCAACAGGGGCCAACATAGTTGGAACTGCTGGCATCAAAAAGGCCTACAAGACTGGGCGTGGACTTATAACTCTGCGCGCCAAGGCTGAGATTGAAACCACTTCCAAGGGGAGAAACAGGATTGTCGTTAGGGAAATTCCTTACCAAGTAAATAAATCCAATTTGATTATTAAGATTGCCGACCTTGTTAAGACCAAGGAGATCGACGGCATTACAGATATTAGAGACGAGTCGGACAGAGAGGGCATGAGGATTGTTATCGAGCTAAGACGCGATGCTAATCCAAAGGTCATCTTAAACCAACTCTACAAGAGGACCCAGCTGCAAACCACCTTTGGTGTAATCAACTTAGCACTTGTAAATGGGGAACCAAAGACCCTTTCCCTCAAGGAACTTTTATATTATTACCTTGAACACCAAAAGGAAATCGTAACCAGGAGGACCCGTTTTGATTTGGCCAAGGCTGAAGCCAGGGCCCACATAGTCGAAGGTTTACTGATTGCCCTTGATAGGATCGATGAAATTATCAAGACCATTCGTTCATCCAAGGACGACGCAGAGGCCAGAGATAGGTTGATGGCAGGCTTTGGACTTACAGAAATCCAAGCCAACGCAATCCTTGCCATGCAACTTCGTAGGTTAACAGGACTTGAAAAAGACAAGCTCCAAGCCGAATACGAAGATTTGATTAAGAGAATTGCCAGATTCAAAGAAATTCTTTCAAATGAAAGATTGCTTTTAGAAATTATTAAAGAAGAGCTGACCGAAATTCGCGACAAATACGGGGATGAAAGAAGGTCAGAAATCGTCTTAGACGAAGGCGACATCGATATCGAAAGCCTGATAGCTGACGAGTCAGTGGTAATTACCATTTCCGACCGCGGCTACATCAAGAGGGTAAACGAATCCGCCTACAAGACTCAAAGACGCGGTGGCAAGGGCGTTCGCGGCATGTCCACAGCCCGTGAAGACGAGCCAAACGACATTTACACTTTGACCACCCATGACAAGGTATTTTTCTTTACTGATAAGGGCAGGGTATTTTCACTCCGGGCCTTTGAAATTCCAGAAGCAGGTAGGACAGCCAAGGGAACTGCGATTGTCAATCTCTTGCAAATCTCTGGCGACGAAAAAATCTCCGCCATCCTACCGGTCAAGAAAAACGAAACCAAGGAATACATTACCTTTGTTACCAAGGGCGGTATAATAAAGAGAACAGAGCGTGACCTCTTTGCCAATATCAGGTCGACAGGTATTGTTGCCATCGGCTTAAACGAAGGTGACGAACTCATTAGCGTCTACCTAACCGATGATAACGAAGAGATTATTACAACCACCAAGAAGGGCAAGGCCATCAGGATTAAGGCAAACGACATCCGCCCATCAGGCAGGACTGCCCGTGGGGTAAAATTAATTAGCCTGGACAAGGACGACGTAGTTGTTTCATCTGATCCAGTTATGCAAAACGCCAAACTCTTATCCATAAGTGAAAAGGGTTACGGCAAGGCCACTTCAATTGAAGAGTACAAGTGCCAAAGCCGGGGCGGCAAGGGACTTATAACCTACAAGGTCACCAAGAAGACAGGCGACGTGGCAACCAGCCTTGTAATATATGAAAGCAAAGACCTGCTCCTCATCTCATCAAACGGCACAATCATCAGGATTGACGCAGATGGCATCAGGGAAACAGGCAGGGCCACATCAGGGGTCAAACTCATGGACCTAGTCGATGAAACAATTGTTTCAGCAATTCAAACGGAGGAATAA